One segment of Deinococcus yavapaiensis KR-236 DNA contains the following:
- a CDS encoding alpha-amylase family protein, with amino-acid sequence MKADSRSTAPTWYETAVLYELNVETFQDGNGDGIGDFPGLTARVPYLVDLGVNAVWLQPFYPSPRRDHGYDVTDYKRVDPRFGTLEDFDAFVAAAHDAGIRVLLDVPFNHTSDRHPWFQAARRDPSSPYHAYYVWADTPPEPRSPYLVFPGFQTSNWSYDDASGRYYFHTFYDFMPDLDISNGAVRAEILDVARFWTRRGIDGFRLDALPYLVVDRSRKERLAHPHAFLKEFRAAVTELRPDAALLAEVDKAPDEMRPFFGDGDEMHLLLNFYLDNHLFLGLADERAEPIARAWSELPPIPRGTNWANFLRNHDELSLAQLTSEERTRVFAAFAPDASMRAYERGIRRRLAPMLRGDERRVRQAFSLLFSLPGTPVVFYGDEIGLGDRLDLPERDAVRTPMQWTAERGAGFTDAAPVRPFPSGAYSSVYVNVDAQRRDPASLLNFVRDVIRVYRSHSACGRGKFEPHDVGDPHVLAHEVRDGEDVVYALHNLAGTSREVTFEQSSDARVVLADADTRVVAPGRVALAPRGFVWWAAPSHSTEEAS; translated from the coding sequence GTGAAGGCCGATTCGCGTTCGACTGCCCCGACTTGGTACGAGACCGCCGTGCTGTACGAGCTCAACGTCGAGACGTTCCAGGACGGCAACGGGGACGGAATCGGCGACTTTCCGGGTCTAACGGCTCGCGTTCCGTACCTCGTGGATCTCGGCGTGAACGCCGTTTGGCTCCAGCCGTTCTATCCGTCGCCGCGCCGCGACCACGGGTACGACGTCACCGACTACAAAAGGGTCGATCCTCGCTTCGGAACGCTGGAGGACTTCGACGCGTTCGTGGCGGCCGCGCATGACGCCGGAATTCGCGTGCTGCTCGACGTTCCGTTCAATCACACCTCGGATCGGCATCCCTGGTTCCAAGCGGCGCGGCGCGACCCGTCGAGTCCGTACCACGCGTATTACGTGTGGGCGGACACGCCGCCCGAACCGCGGTCTCCCTACCTGGTCTTTCCGGGCTTTCAAACGTCGAATTGGTCGTACGACGACGCGTCCGGTCGGTACTACTTCCACACCTTCTACGACTTCATGCCCGACCTCGATATTTCGAACGGCGCGGTGCGCGCGGAAATCCTGGACGTCGCGCGGTTCTGGACGCGCCGAGGAATCGACGGGTTTCGCCTCGACGCCTTGCCGTACTTGGTCGTCGACCGCTCGCGGAAGGAGCGGCTCGCGCATCCGCACGCCTTTCTCAAGGAGTTCCGAGCGGCCGTGACCGAACTACGGCCCGACGCCGCCCTGCTCGCCGAAGTCGACAAGGCGCCCGACGAGATGCGACCATTTTTCGGTGACGGTGACGAGATGCACCTGCTGCTCAACTTCTACCTCGACAACCACCTGTTCCTCGGGCTCGCCGACGAACGCGCCGAGCCGATCGCGCGGGCGTGGAGCGAACTGCCGCCGATTCCCCGGGGAACGAACTGGGCGAACTTCTTGCGCAACCATGACGAGTTGTCGCTCGCGCAACTCACGTCCGAAGAGCGCACGCGGGTCTTCGCGGCCTTCGCGCCCGACGCGTCCATGCGGGCGTACGAACGTGGAATTCGGCGACGCCTGGCGCCGATGCTGCGAGGAGACGAGCGCCGCGTGCGACAAGCCTTCAGCTTGCTGTTCTCGCTTCCGGGAACGCCCGTCGTGTTCTACGGCGACGAGATCGGCCTCGGGGACCGCCTCGACCTGCCCGAACGCGACGCGGTGCGTACACCCATGCAGTGGACGGCGGAGCGCGGCGCGGGATTCACCGACGCCGCGCCCGTTCGCCCCTTCCCGAGCGGAGCTTATTCGAGCGTGTACGTCAACGTGGACGCGCAGCGACGCGACCCTGCGTCCCTTCTGAACTTCGTGCGCGACGTCATCCGCGTTTACCGCTCGCATTCCGCGTGCGGACGCGGAAAGTTCGAGCCTCATGACGTTGGCGATCCACACGTGCTCGCGCACGAGGTGCGCGACGGCGAGGACGTCGTGTACGCTCTGCATAACTTGGCGGGAACCTCGCGTGAAGTGACGTTCGAGCAAAGCTCGGACGCCCGCGTGGTCTTGGCCGACGCGGACACACGTGTCGTCGCGCCGGGCCGCGTCGCGTTGGCGCCGCGTGGCTTCGTGTGGTGGGCCGCGCCGTCCCACTCGACCGAGGAGGCATCATGA
- a CDS encoding carboxypeptidase-like regulatory domain-containing protein has protein sequence MNDPRRHATFAATLALAATASAFTSAPPPLKPEPGFAQGQVLDTRGAPVPGAKIIVDSTVLRDVNLITKTDARGRYRVPLPPLNSWRVYASIEREYHGRTYAFDLHPTTDKTFSSVQGGVSDFRWQLTGEKTGGSHGTYGGTVLASAEAGDFSIEGQAVELTLTPNGPLVDGNPGTTIKAKVAATGDGLGLADVPIGRYTVTARYAPPGETSRALLVRLEGVGEYGERVTGDFTEHKYVRGAYQLRLDVRLP, from the coding sequence ATGAACGACCCTCGAAGACACGCCACCTTCGCCGCTACCCTTGCGCTCGCCGCGACCGCCTCGGCCTTCACGAGCGCGCCCCCACCCCTCAAACCCGAGCCCGGCTTCGCCCAAGGGCAAGTGCTGGACACGCGCGGCGCCCCGGTACCCGGCGCGAAGATCATCGTGGACAGCACCGTGCTGCGCGACGTCAACTTGATCACGAAGACGGACGCCCGAGGACGCTACCGAGTGCCCTTGCCGCCGCTCAACTCGTGGCGCGTGTACGCGTCGATCGAGCGCGAGTATCACGGCCGCACGTACGCCTTCGACTTGCACCCCACCACCGACAAGACGTTCTCGAGCGTTCAAGGCGGCGTCTCGGACTTCCGCTGGCAATTGACGGGCGAGAAGACTGGCGGGTCGCACGGCACGTACGGCGGCACGGTCCTGGCTTCCGCCGAAGCCGGAGATTTCTCCATCGAAGGACAGGCCGTGGAGTTGACGCTCACGCCGAACGGCCCGCTCGTCGACGGCAACCCCGGCACGACGATCAAGGCGAAGGTCGCGGCGACCGGCGACGGACTGGGCCTCGCGGACGTCCCCATCGGGCGCTACACCGTGACCGCTCGATACGCGCCGCCCGGCGAGACGTCGCGCGCCCTGCTCGTGCGCCTCGAAGGTGTCGGCGAGTACGGCGAACGCGTCACGGGCGATTTCACCGAGCACAAGTACGTGCGCGGCGCGTACCAGTTGCGCCTCGACGTCCGCCTTCCCTGA
- a CDS encoding ATP-binding protein, translating to MTDTRWTLRVFGQAELVSPSGTVWPLERKLAGVLAYLAVEGAATRARLTELLWPDARPNVARNSLVQHLRKLRLAVGEDLVEGDATLTLRADVTSDAALTRAAFEGDRFDEVHALTERGAVLAHADFDDCPDFAEWLLVTRERQQEWQSRAWRALGARAERQGEFGDALAWEERVLALDPLAEETYGRVMRLHVAMNNRHLALGVYERYREWLRDEMNAEPLRELQALAREIRGGIGGAITAPTFANTPISVLRPPALVGREREWTLMEDAWERGQLILLGGGAGVGKTRLAMEFAASKGAVLKAEARQGDAHVPFATLTRFLRAGLTATPDLALPAWMKRELSRLLPELGGETTAPLKGDEDKLRFFSAAYDLHVKTAAGRQVLVYDDVHFFDEATAEFGAYMLSRAFPMGAEGQPPHIIDVFRSDEVSPTLRAQLQRLVDSGIGVHIELEPLDDEAVEHLITSLDVAHIKPFAPTLARFTGGNPLFLLETVRHLLSGGDLPEEGGVLPPGASDIIARRFSRLSATAQQVARAASVLQSDFTPELVSDVLGAPLVDVLTAWEELEAADVLSDRRFSHDLVYETITRDIPRIVHGALHRRAARTRERLGAPPAQIAHHFLQAGLEEVAAPHFLRAAEAARVTWRMPEAADFYERAADLFERAGRRPEAFAARFTLAHDVLKEFDLGARFEVVAQRLLDEARTPGERGRAWAVQGILRHRRGDAAGTEQAAREGLAELDVATEPEVVADLTNLLGVALVRQGRWNEAVPVLEGAVEQYRALGVRDSELATQQNIAAALFQLGQYTRTVDLCLDVASAAEARGLKLLQAAALGSAAAALGHQGRKRAGLELAEQALALLRGVQGAMQHEVSLLLTLGACARDCGEYSRALDALERARTLSAGYSNVLSGMTLRHLASVHDLLGDGREARTLLEEALALQGLPGETRASILTLLAEVLHSQGEAVDAVLAAALPLLAAQRSKSALRGRLALAVTLPPEEALQITEEVVEELRGREDRDLLLVALVRHARALLRAKRPAIEAAVEAARLLKTFEPLECSVADVLFTVASVREAVGDADAQHARLEAERWLEETASRHVPAARRATFVVATRRRGDRSTRVSAR from the coding sequence ATGACGGACACGCGTTGGACGCTGCGGGTGTTCGGGCAAGCGGAACTCGTCTCGCCGAGCGGCACTGTTTGGCCCTTGGAGCGCAAATTGGCGGGCGTGCTCGCGTACCTCGCCGTGGAGGGAGCGGCGACGCGCGCGCGCCTCACGGAGTTGTTGTGGCCCGACGCTCGCCCGAACGTGGCGCGCAACAGCTTGGTGCAGCACTTGCGTAAACTTCGTCTCGCCGTCGGCGAGGACCTCGTCGAGGGAGACGCGACGTTGACGCTGCGCGCGGATGTGACGTCGGACGCGGCGCTCACGCGGGCGGCCTTCGAGGGCGACCGCTTCGACGAGGTGCACGCGCTTACCGAACGTGGCGCGGTGCTGGCGCACGCGGACTTCGACGACTGCCCGGACTTCGCCGAGTGGCTGCTGGTGACGCGCGAACGTCAGCAGGAGTGGCAGTCGAGGGCGTGGAGGGCGCTCGGGGCGCGAGCCGAGCGGCAAGGCGAGTTCGGCGACGCGCTCGCGTGGGAGGAGCGCGTTCTCGCGCTCGATCCGCTCGCCGAGGAGACGTACGGGCGCGTGATGCGGCTGCACGTGGCGATGAACAATCGTCATCTCGCTCTGGGCGTGTACGAGCGGTACCGCGAGTGGCTGCGCGACGAGATGAACGCGGAGCCGCTGCGCGAACTGCAAGCCCTCGCGCGTGAAATTCGCGGGGGCATCGGCGGCGCGATCACCGCGCCGACGTTCGCGAACACGCCGATCTCGGTGTTGCGTCCCCCGGCGCTCGTCGGACGGGAACGCGAGTGGACGCTCATGGAGGACGCGTGGGAGCGCGGCCAGCTCATCTTGCTCGGGGGCGGCGCGGGCGTGGGCAAGACGCGCTTGGCGATGGAGTTCGCGGCGAGCAAAGGCGCGGTTTTGAAAGCCGAAGCGCGTCAAGGTGACGCGCACGTGCCGTTCGCGACGCTCACCCGTTTCTTGCGCGCGGGCTTGACCGCCACGCCGGACCTCGCGTTGCCCGCGTGGATGAAGCGTGAACTGTCGCGCTTGCTGCCGGAACTGGGCGGCGAGACGACCGCGCCTTTGAAGGGCGACGAGGACAAGTTGCGGTTTTTCAGTGCCGCTTACGACTTGCACGTCAAAACGGCCGCGGGCCGTCAAGTGCTGGTGTACGACGACGTGCACTTCTTCGACGAGGCGACCGCCGAATTCGGGGCGTACATGCTCTCGCGCGCCTTTCCGATGGGCGCGGAAGGTCAGCCGCCGCACATCATCGACGTGTTTCGTAGCGACGAAGTGTCGCCGACCCTGCGCGCTCAACTGCAACGCCTCGTCGACAGCGGCATCGGCGTGCACATCGAGTTGGAGCCGCTCGACGACGAGGCGGTCGAGCACTTGATCACCTCGTTGGACGTCGCGCACATCAAGCCGTTCGCGCCGACGTTGGCGCGTTTCACGGGGGGAAATCCGCTGTTCTTGCTCGAAACCGTTCGTCACCTTCTCAGCGGCGGCGACTTGCCCGAGGAAGGAGGCGTGTTGCCGCCCGGCGCGAGCGACATCATCGCCCGGCGTTTCTCGCGCTTGTCGGCGACGGCGCAGCAAGTCGCGCGCGCGGCGAGCGTTCTGCAAAGCGACTTCACGCCGGAACTCGTTTCGGACGTGCTGGGCGCTCCGCTCGTCGACGTTCTCACGGCGTGGGAGGAATTGGAGGCGGCGGACGTGCTGAGCGATCGTCGTTTCAGCCACGACCTCGTGTACGAGACCATCACGCGCGACATCCCGCGAATCGTCCACGGCGCTTTGCATCGCCGCGCGGCCCGCACACGCGAACGTCTCGGAGCGCCGCCCGCGCAAATCGCTCATCACTTCCTCCAAGCCGGCTTGGAGGAAGTGGCGGCGCCGCACTTCCTGCGCGCCGCCGAGGCGGCGCGCGTCACGTGGCGCATGCCGGAAGCCGCCGACTTCTACGAGCGGGCGGCGGATCTCTTCGAGCGGGCGGGCCGACGCCCGGAAGCGTTCGCGGCGCGCTTCACGCTCGCGCACGACGTCCTCAAGGAGTTCGATCTCGGCGCGCGCTTCGAAGTCGTGGCGCAGCGCTTGCTGGACGAGGCACGCACGCCGGGCGAGCGCGGACGGGCGTGGGCGGTTCAAGGCATTTTGCGGCACCGTCGAGGCGACGCGGCGGGAACCGAGCAGGCTGCACGCGAAGGGCTCGCCGAGCTCGACGTCGCGACGGAACCGGAAGTGGTCGCCGACTTGACGAACTTGCTTGGTGTCGCGCTCGTGCGGCAAGGTCGGTGGAACGAGGCGGTGCCCGTTCTCGAAGGCGCCGTCGAGCAGTACCGCGCGCTCGGCGTACGAGACTCGGAGTTGGCGACGCAGCAGAACATCGCGGCGGCCTTGTTTCAGCTCGGGCAGTACACCCGAACGGTGGACTTGTGCCTCGACGTCGCGAGCGCCGCAGAGGCGCGTGGACTGAAGTTGCTGCAAGCGGCGGCGCTCGGCAGCGCTGCCGCCGCGCTGGGGCATCAAGGGCGCAAGCGAGCCGGCTTGGAGCTCGCCGAGCAAGCTCTGGCGTTGCTGCGAGGCGTGCAGGGCGCGATGCAGCACGAAGTGTCGCTCTTGTTGACGCTCGGGGCGTGCGCGCGTGACTGCGGCGAGTACAGCCGCGCCCTCGACGCGCTCGAACGGGCGCGCACGTTGAGCGCGGGCTACTCGAACGTGCTGTCGGGAATGACGTTGCGGCACCTCGCGAGCGTGCATGACCTGCTCGGGGACGGCAGGGAAGCGCGAACGCTACTCGAAGAAGCGCTCGCCTTGCAAGGTCTTCCCGGCGAGACGCGCGCCTCCATCCTGACGCTTCTGGCGGAAGTCCTGCACTCGCAAGGCGAGGCGGTGGACGCCGTCTTGGCCGCCGCCCTTCCCTTGCTCGCGGCTCAACGGTCCAAGAGCGCGTTGCGGGGACGCTTGGCGCTCGCCGTGACCCTGCCGCCCGAAGAAGCCTTGCAGATCACGGAGGAGGTCGTGGAGGAGCTTCGCGGCCGCGAGGACCGCGATTTGCTGCTGGTCGCCTTGGTGCGGCACGCCCGCGCGCTCTTACGGGCGAAACGACCCGCCATCGAAGCGGCCGTCGAAGCGGCGCGTCTGCTGAAGACGTTCGAGCCGTTGGAATGCTCCGTGGCGGACGTCCTGTTCACGGTCGCGAGCGTGCGCGAGGCGGTCGGGGACGCGGACGCACAGCACGCTCGCCTCGAAGCGGAGCGTTGGCTCGAGGAGACGGCGAGTCGTCACGTTCCGGCGGCGCGGCGCGCCACGTTCGTGGTGGCAACTCGCCGCCGAGGCGATCGAAGCACGCGCGTCTCGGCGAGGTGA
- a CDS encoding carboxypeptidase-like regulatory domain-containing protein, whose product MSRNRLIRLLPATFASLALCAALTVEAATPNTVSGRVLDERGKPVVGAQIIVEPAMFRGTLFTKTDAQGRYQSIELNPTTNPYYVYAYKEINYHGRHYCVRMAGDPGEYQEAFNAKQGVVRNWRFKISGESDMASSSNGGQWWGGSLAFENVSTEDGKFIPFDSIVELRLTPDGPLIDGSVGKPIVKTVRLSAGIADIPVGYYQLSAFLVQGGAKTKLRVGTTNRDEKLGDTTMILFDGFDTCGHSGTFSTTHVWLGRP is encoded by the coding sequence GTGTCTCGAAATCGCCTCATTCGCCTCTTGCCCGCGACCTTCGCGTCCCTCGCCCTGTGCGCCGCGCTCACCGTCGAAGCCGCCACGCCCAACACCGTGAGCGGACGCGTCCTCGACGAGCGAGGAAAACCCGTCGTCGGCGCGCAGATCATCGTCGAACCCGCCATGTTCCGAGGAACGCTCTTCACCAAGACCGACGCGCAAGGCCGCTACCAATCCATCGAACTCAACCCGACGACCAATCCGTACTACGTGTACGCCTACAAAGAAATCAACTACCACGGGCGCCACTACTGCGTTCGCATGGCGGGCGATCCCGGCGAGTACCAGGAGGCCTTCAACGCCAAGCAGGGCGTCGTGCGCAATTGGCGCTTCAAGATCTCCGGCGAGTCCGACATGGCGTCGTCGAGCAACGGTGGGCAGTGGTGGGGCGGCTCGCTCGCCTTCGAGAACGTCTCCACCGAGGACGGCAAGTTCATCCCCTTCGACTCGATCGTGGAACTGCGCCTCACCCCCGACGGACCGCTCATCGACGGAAGCGTGGGCAAGCCCATCGTGAAGACGGTCCGCCTCTCGGCGGGCATTGCGGACATTCCCGTCGGGTACTACCAACTCAGCGCCTTCCTCGTGCAAGGCGGCGCGAAGACGAAGCTTCGCGTCGGCACCACGAACCGCGACGAGAAGCTCGGCGACACCACCATGATCTTGTTCGACGGCTTCGACACGTGCGGCCACAGCGGCACCTTCAGCACGACGCACGTCTGGCTCGGAAGACCGTGA
- a CDS encoding glycoside hydrolase — protein MARLRIVYVGGGSTRAPGTVASFIRQWENFAGSEIVLVDVHEEHLDLVRRLAAKMADVAGADLTVTATSRREEALVGADVVLSSYRPGGFEARVLDERIPLRHGVIGQETQGPGGFFMALRAIHVARQLVEDMSRLCPNAVLFNYTNPVNVVAQAVRDFSDVRVISLCEGPIIFPRQLAGMAGLDPNRVRASMIGLNHACWSDASTGGAMYGDEDLWPHVEAALASGRVTDAWATRLLDLALVMRSVPAAYMRYYYFRREVLAELRTAPTTRAEDILAATSDYWTHYRELLDAPHPVLDPKRSRGGIYELEIAVDVMDAMYNDRAEVWPCNVVNGGALRDLPADLVVEGPCVVDRDGPRLLSGFRLPEGARGLVGALGEYQRLAAHAAWNGSRTDAIRALSANPIVPGLSVARALYDDLAAAQRAWLPERLW, from the coding sequence ATGGCGCGTCTGCGCATCGTTTACGTCGGGGGAGGCTCCACGCGCGCGCCTGGCACGGTCGCGTCCTTCATTCGTCAATGGGAGAACTTCGCGGGGTCCGAGATCGTCCTCGTGGACGTCCACGAGGAACACCTCGACCTCGTGCGTCGTCTCGCCGCGAAGATGGCGGACGTCGCGGGCGCAGACCTTACCGTCACGGCGACGTCTCGTCGGGAAGAAGCCCTCGTCGGGGCGGACGTCGTGCTGTCGAGCTACCGTCCCGGCGGCTTCGAGGCGCGCGTCCTCGACGAACGAATTCCGCTGCGTCACGGCGTGATCGGTCAGGAAACGCAAGGACCGGGCGGCTTCTTCATGGCGTTGCGCGCGATTCACGTCGCGCGGCAACTCGTCGAGGACATGAGCCGACTGTGTCCGAACGCCGTCTTGTTCAACTACACGAATCCCGTGAACGTCGTCGCGCAGGCCGTGCGTGACTTCAGCGACGTTCGCGTGATTTCGCTGTGCGAAGGCCCGATCATCTTTCCGCGTCAACTCGCGGGCATGGCAGGCCTCGACCCGAACCGCGTGCGCGCGTCCATGATCGGCCTCAATCACGCGTGTTGGAGCGACGCGTCCACCGGAGGCGCGATGTACGGCGACGAGGACTTGTGGCCGCACGTCGAGGCCGCCTTGGCGTCCGGACGAGTCACGGACGCCTGGGCGACGCGCCTGCTCGACCTCGCCCTCGTGATGCGCAGCGTGCCCGCCGCGTACATGCGCTACTACTACTTTCGGCGCGAAGTGCTGGCCGAACTTCGCACGGCGCCGACGACGCGCGCCGAGGACATCCTCGCCGCCACGTCCGACTACTGGACGCACTACCGTGAGCTTCTCGACGCGCCTCACCCGGTTCTCGACCCGAAGCGATCCCGGGGAGGCATTTACGAGTTGGAGATCGCCGTGGACGTGATGGACGCCATGTACAACGACCGTGCGGAAGTGTGGCCGTGCAACGTCGTGAACGGCGGCGCCCTTCGCGACTTGCCCGCCGACCTCGTCGTGGAGGGACCGTGCGTCGTGGACCGCGACGGGCCGCGCCTTCTGTCGGGCTTTCGTCTCCCCGAGGGCGCGCGGGGACTCGTGGGCGCCCTCGGGGAGTATCAGCGACTCGCCGCGCACGCGGCATGGAACGGTTCGCGCACGGACGCCATTCGCGCGCTCTCGGCGAATCCAATCGTGCCGGGCCTGAGCGTGGCCCGCGCGTTGTACGACGATCTCGCGGCGGCTCAACGCGCCTGGCTTCCCGAGCGCTTGTGGTGA
- a CDS encoding AAA family ATPase, which produces MHATTPWHLRLLGAPHFISPLGVPIFLERKGAAVVAYLALTGSASRSKLAGMLWPDAREATARNNLAQQLRKLRLALEDSLVQGSGVLSLDATVTVDVLEARVACEQGRHEAFVDFQGTLLGDLAFDDCPDFDAWLTAERTRLAQDRGVSLRALASAAEASGDTDATFSWASRLLEAEPLAEDAYVRVMTLQYLRGDVAAARATYERCEAMLAREFGAAPLAETVAFAAKLKQPKQTTARRSASAATLSIRAPALVGREREWARMQEAWDKGQFIFLSGESGVGKSRLAREFAANQGAFDVFAGRPGDVYVPFAANTRRYRELLARNPDLRLEPWMRAELGRVLPELSDDAPPPVRTDEDRERFFFAQGELIRFGSEGLKATVIDDLQYFDQASIDVGDYAMIKYAPLGKPGGLPRFIDCFRRGELPPSTAAAIQYGVELGLACVIELEPLAEDAAIELVLHLGVDAARNRAREVARATGGNPQFILETVRQLAHRPSGAPLTLPETVGQAIERRLRELTPGALLTLRAASVLQRDFDVDLVADVLHSPLLDVVGHWEELEAGQFVRGERFTHDLILETTRANLPLSVAHALHRSAAAALTARGAESARVARHWLEGGVPSEAAEAFVRAAARAEQGGRWREAAELLVQAALSFEADGHSERAAEQWADAARFAHHHHLELVGSLEPLGSRTSAVDREAPTP; this is translated from the coding sequence GTGCACGCAACGACGCCCTGGCACCTGAGGTTGCTCGGTGCTCCTCATTTCATCTCACCGCTCGGCGTGCCCATTTTCTTGGAGCGCAAGGGCGCGGCGGTCGTGGCGTACCTCGCCCTTACGGGAAGTGCGAGTCGTTCGAAGCTCGCGGGGATGTTGTGGCCCGACGCGCGCGAAGCGACGGCGCGCAACAACCTCGCGCAGCAACTGCGCAAACTGCGCCTCGCCCTGGAAGATTCTCTCGTACAGGGCAGCGGCGTGCTGAGCCTCGACGCCACCGTGACGGTGGACGTGCTCGAAGCGCGCGTCGCGTGCGAGCAAGGTCGGCACGAAGCGTTCGTGGACTTTCAGGGAACGCTGCTGGGAGATTTGGCGTTCGACGACTGTCCCGACTTCGATGCTTGGCTGACCGCCGAGCGAACGCGCTTGGCGCAAGATCGCGGCGTGAGCTTGCGCGCGCTCGCGTCCGCCGCCGAGGCGAGCGGCGACACGGACGCGACCTTCTCGTGGGCATCGCGCTTGCTGGAAGCGGAACCTTTAGCCGAGGACGCCTACGTGCGCGTCATGACGTTGCAGTACCTGCGTGGAGACGTGGCGGCGGCCCGCGCGACGTACGAGCGATGCGAAGCGATGCTGGCACGTGAATTCGGCGCCGCTCCCCTGGCGGAAACGGTGGCGTTCGCGGCGAAGCTCAAGCAGCCCAAGCAAACGACGGCGAGACGTTCCGCGTCCGCCGCGACCTTGAGCATTCGTGCGCCCGCGCTCGTCGGACGTGAACGAGAGTGGGCGCGAATGCAAGAAGCGTGGGACAAGGGGCAGTTCATCTTCCTGAGTGGCGAAAGCGGCGTGGGCAAGTCGCGGCTCGCTCGGGAGTTCGCGGCCAACCAAGGAGCGTTCGACGTGTTCGCCGGACGTCCCGGCGACGTGTACGTTCCTTTTGCCGCCAACACCCGCCGGTACCGCGAGTTGCTCGCGCGCAATCCCGATCTTCGTCTCGAGCCGTGGATGCGCGCCGAACTCGGGCGCGTCCTGCCCGAGCTGTCCGACGATGCGCCGCCGCCCGTGCGAACCGACGAGGACCGCGAGCGGTTCTTCTTCGCGCAGGGCGAGCTGATTCGCTTCGGCAGCGAAGGGTTGAAGGCGACGGTGATCGACGACTTGCAGTACTTCGATCAAGCGAGCATCGACGTCGGCGATTACGCGATGATCAAGTACGCGCCGCTCGGCAAGCCGGGCGGCTTGCCGCGCTTCATCGATTGCTTTCGTCGTGGAGAGTTGCCGCCCAGCACGGCCGCCGCCATTCAGTACGGCGTGGAACTCGGGCTCGCGTGCGTCATCGAGTTGGAGCCTCTCGCGGAAGACGCGGCGATCGAGTTGGTGCTACACCTCGGCGTGGACGCCGCGAGGAATCGCGCGCGGGAAGTGGCGCGCGCGACGGGCGGCAATCCGCAGTTCATCTTGGAGACGGTGCGGCAACTCGCGCATCGTCCGAGCGGCGCGCCGCTCACGCTTCCGGAAACGGTCGGTCAAGCCATCGAGCGTCGCTTGCGTGAGTTGACGCCGGGCGCCCTGCTCACGCTGCGCGCGGCGAGCGTCCTGCAACGCGACTTCGACGTGGATCTCGTGGCGGACGTCTTGCACTCTCCCCTGTTGGACGTCGTGGGCCACTGGGAAGAGTTGGAGGCGGGGCAGTTCGTGCGCGGCGAACGGTTCACGCACGACCTCATCTTGGAGACGACGCGCGCGAACTTGCCGCTGAGCGTCGCGCACGCGTTGCACCGAAGCGCGGCGGCCGCGTTGACGGCGCGCGGAGCGGAAAGCGCGCGCGTCGCTCGGCATTGGCTCGAAGGCGGCGTGCCGAGCGAGGCGGCCGAGGCGTTCGTGCGGGCGGCGGCGCGCGCCGAGCAAGGGGGTCGCTGGCGTGAAGCGGCCGAATTGCTCGTGCAAGCCGCGCTCTCGTTCGAAGCCGACGGTCATTCCGAGCGCGCCGCCGAGCAGTGGGCGGACGCCGCGCGCTTCGCGCACCATCATCACCTCGAACTCGTCGGGAGCCTCGAGCCGCTCGGCTCTCGGACCTCGGCGGTCGATCGGGAAGCGCCGACGCCATGA
- a CDS encoding carboxypeptidase-like regulatory domain-containing protein — MTVALGASSLAGSTLPPNSVRGDVTDARGKPDANALVWIQPSVTTGVVQVRTDAHGKYEATNLPDIPYNAFAWTQVEYDGQEFCLRLAADDDSQDASFTPKSGVLRDFKWKLSGRLPDMTALTDFFGDRVQLTNGDDSDGAFVDEDDTVEVTFEPTQPLADGSAGTRVQKRVSMNDVPLGTYRVTAHEVHDYASGEPLLIGTSYGKLGESAKFKFKPTRGCGGQGSGIARGFLYVAHAPR; from the coding sequence TTGACCGTCGCCCTTGGCGCGAGCTCTCTCGCAGGATCGACCCTGCCACCCAACTCGGTGCGCGGGGACGTCACCGACGCTCGCGGCAAGCCCGACGCCAACGCGCTCGTGTGGATTCAGCCTTCCGTCACGACGGGCGTCGTGCAAGTGCGCACGGACGCCCACGGGAAGTACGAGGCGACGAACTTGCCCGACATCCCCTACAACGCCTTCGCTTGGACGCAAGTCGAGTACGACGGCCAGGAATTCTGCTTGCGCCTCGCTGCCGACGACGATTCGCAGGACGCCTCGTTCACACCGAAAAGCGGGGTGTTGCGCGACTTCAAGTGGAAGCTCAGCGGGCGCCTCCCGGACATGACAGCCCTCACCGACTTCTTCGGCGACCGCGTCCAACTCACGAACGGCGACGATTCGGACGGCGCCTTCGTCGACGAGGACGACACCGTGGAAGTAACGTTCGAACCCACCCAGCCGCTCGCGGACGGCAGCGCTGGAACGCGCGTGCAAAAGCGCGTCTCCATGAACGACGTGCCGCTCGGCACGTACCGCGTCACGGCCCACGAAGTGCACGACTACGCCAGCGGCGAGCCGCTCCTCATCGGCACCTCGTACGGCAAGCTGGGCGAAAGCGCGAAGTTCAAGTTCAAGCCGACCAGGGGATGCGGCGGACAAGGAAGCGGCATCGCGCGCGGCTTCCTTTACGTTGCGCACGCTCCGCGCTGA